One window from the genome of Gimesia aquarii encodes:
- a CDS encoding GntR family transcriptional regulator yields the protein MSETEVSQNQSEQIVEQLRLEIITGQIEEGTPLREVSLAERFHVSRAPIREALKQLSHEGMVESKPNCGMRVAPSLSDSMQELIIPLRQTVESFALKSIFADLNEADFEEWETILNEMKTACEMGDYSQIAELDIKFHQSIVAKSPEQGLMTIWITLVSRLRRHFLEGFQKPGDPMRIYYEHVAIVAMFRSRKLDAAVQVLIANID from the coding sequence ATGAGCGAAACCGAAGTAAGCCAAAACCAGAGCGAACAGATTGTTGAACAACTGCGCCTGGAAATCATCACAGGGCAAATCGAAGAAGGAACCCCCTTGCGGGAAGTCAGTCTGGCCGAGCGGTTCCATGTCAGTCGTGCTCCGATTCGAGAAGCTTTAAAACAACTCTCACACGAGGGAATGGTGGAATCGAAACCCAACTGTGGGATGCGTGTGGCTCCCTCCTTGTCTGATTCCATGCAAGAGTTAATCATTCCGTTACGACAAACGGTCGAATCGTTTGCATTAAAATCGATTTTTGCAGATCTCAATGAAGCTGATTTCGAGGAATGGGAAACCATTCTGAACGAAATGAAAACCGCCTGTGAAATGGGTGACTATTCCCAAATTGCCGAACTGGACATCAAGTTCCATCAATCCATTGTGGCTAAATCACCCGAACAGGGATTGATGACGATCTGGATTACGTTAGTTTCACGCTTAAGACGCCACTTCCTCGAAGGCTTTCAGAAACCGGGCGACCCCATGAGAATCTATTATGAGCACGTGGCTATCGTTGCAATGTTTCGCTCAAGAAAACTGGACGCAGCCGTACAAGTACTGATTGCCAATATTGATTAA
- a CDS encoding fasciclin domain-containing protein yields MKHLVKQASAWAAVIAVLLTANFSQAAEKKDIVDTAVGAGSFKTLAAALGAADLVNALRGEGPFTVFAPTDAAFKKLPAGTVEMLLKPENKDKLIAVLTYHVVPGKVAAKDVVKLKGAKTLNGQRVDIMTKGDKVKIDGATVETVDINCTNGIIHVIDSVILPTDKNIVVTAAEAGKFKTLIAAAKAAGLAEALSGKGPLTVFAPTDEAFAKLPEGTVASLLKPENKQKLADILKYHVVPGRVYSEDALAAKKAKTLQGNNINIGVADGTAKVNNAKLLATDIDASNGVIHVIDSVIMPSDAKKFSATEAREKIKHAVAQGARLYNSGHHDASAKLYKKTMHEVLKGVDQMPEEIRTRMKHALSNSSQMHCPTQQAWTLRHALDHAYTRMSAL; encoded by the coding sequence ATGAAACATCTCGTAAAACAGGCATCAGCCTGGGCAGCCGTCATTGCTGTTTTGTTGACAGCGAATTTTTCGCAAGCTGCTGAAAAGAAAGATATAGTAGATACTGCGGTTGGCGCTGGTTCGTTTAAAACACTTGCCGCTGCACTTGGGGCAGCAGATCTTGTCAATGCCTTAAGGGGCGAAGGGCCGTTCACTGTTTTCGCACCAACTGATGCTGCCTTTAAAAAGTTGCCGGCAGGCACGGTAGAGATGCTGCTTAAGCCAGAAAACAAAGACAAATTGATTGCAGTATTAACTTATCATGTCGTTCCTGGAAAGGTGGCAGCGAAAGACGTTGTGAAGTTAAAAGGAGCCAAGACACTCAACGGACAACGCGTTGATATTATGACAAAGGGGGACAAGGTAAAAATTGATGGAGCAACAGTCGAAACCGTCGATATTAATTGTACCAACGGGATCATTCACGTCATCGACAGTGTGATCCTTCCTACCGATAAGAATATTGTGGTCACAGCCGCTGAAGCCGGCAAATTCAAAACATTGATCGCTGCGGCAAAAGCTGCAGGTCTGGCAGAGGCCTTGTCGGGCAAGGGTCCCTTGACTGTGTTTGCTCCCACTGATGAAGCCTTCGCGAAACTTCCCGAAGGTACCGTGGCTTCGCTTCTGAAACCTGAAAACAAACAGAAGCTGGCAGATATCCTAAAATATCATGTCGTACCGGGTCGTGTTTATTCTGAAGATGCCTTGGCAGCGAAGAAAGCGAAAACTCTTCAGGGTAACAATATCAACATCGGTGTCGCAGATGGAACTGCGAAAGTGAATAACGCAAAGCTGCTGGCAACCGATATTGACGCTTCCAACGGTGTGATTCATGTGATTGACTCAGTAATCATGCCTTCTGATGCGAAAAAATTCAGTGCGACTGAAGCACGCGAGAAAATCAAGCATGCTGTGGCACAAGGCGCAAGGTTGTATAACTCAGGTCATCACGATGCTTCTGCAAAATTATACAAGAAAACAATGCATGAAGTATTGAAGGGTGTAGATCAAATGCCAGAAGAGATTCGTACCAGAATGAAACACGCTCTGAGTAACTCTTCGCAAATGCATTGTCCAACACAACAGGCTTGGACATTGCGACACGCCTTAGATCATGCTTATACACGCATGTCTGCTCTGTAA
- a CDS encoding bile acid:sodium symporter family protein: MTRFWCSVSKIPFTFWVLVFAICGYLFPWLFTWNWEGWELREAISPLVQVIMFGMGVTLTFADFSRVLKMPRAVLIGIVCQYSIMPFLAWWFASMFQLETEVAAGLILIGSSPGGVSSNVIAYIARANVPLSVTMTACSTLLSPFVTPLVMKFWADQYVSIEFLPMMRSIFLMILVPVLLGLLANRYAHQIVEKIIGILPVIAMFAICVIIAITIALAKNELATVGLALLGAAACQNASGYVLGYGVARCLKLNQRDCRTVALEVGIQNGGMATGLAIHVLKSPVIALGSAVFGPWSAISSSVLASYWKRSSSAELKSES; encoded by the coding sequence ATGACGCGATTTTGGTGCAGCGTTTCAAAAATTCCCTTCACGTTCTGGGTCTTGGTGTTTGCAATCTGTGGCTATCTCTTTCCGTGGCTGTTTACCTGGAATTGGGAGGGATGGGAACTTCGAGAGGCCATTTCGCCACTCGTGCAAGTCATCATGTTTGGAATGGGTGTTACGCTGACATTTGCTGACTTTAGCCGTGTTTTGAAGATGCCACGTGCGGTACTCATTGGAATTGTTTGTCAGTATTCGATCATGCCTTTTCTTGCCTGGTGGTTTGCCTCGATGTTTCAACTGGAAACGGAAGTGGCCGCTGGTTTGATTTTGATCGGTTCAAGTCCGGGTGGAGTTTCTTCAAACGTCATTGCTTATATTGCGCGAGCCAATGTTCCTCTTTCCGTGACCATGACGGCCTGTTCAACGTTGCTGTCACCATTTGTGACTCCACTTGTCATGAAATTTTGGGCAGATCAATATGTCTCGATTGAGTTTCTACCCATGATGCGCTCAATCTTTTTGATGATTCTGGTTCCGGTGTTGCTCGGTTTATTGGCGAATCGTTATGCCCATCAGATTGTCGAAAAAATCATCGGAATTCTGCCCGTGATCGCCATGTTTGCTATCTGTGTGATTATTGCCATCACAATTGCCCTGGCAAAAAACGAACTGGCAACGGTAGGACTGGCACTTTTGGGTGCTGCGGCTTGCCAAAACGCGTCTGGATATGTGCTTGGTTATGGAGTCGCCCGTTGTCTAAAGCTGAACCAACGTGATTGCCGCACTGTGGCTTTAGAGGTGGGAATCCAGAATGGTGGAATGGCAACGGGGTTAGCGATCCATGTTCTCAAGAGCCCAGTGATCGCTTTGGGATCTGCAGTATTTGGCCCCTGGAGCGCGATTTCCAGTTCCGTGCTTGCCTCTTATTGGAAACGTTCGAGCTCTGCAGAACTGAAAAGTGAGTCATAG
- a CDS encoding exo-alpha-sialidase, protein MKSYLVVLISLFISLTVVVAGEPLQKTTTLWTGPPIAQGVKQIPFIPGVTHQTIHRAQKEGYKFLHGAAIIEHKGVLYANWANSPTNENGPHETLQGRRSRDGGKSWSELEVIGPGFEGPDRHSHGVLFVHDGKLWTICSRFGVGKKARKFNGLQAEAFVLNEETDCWESQGIVMNNCWPYDEPVRMKNGNLITGGQDKDGLPVVAISHGKDLTKWDTVAIPYPPELAPSFAETTVWAEGNIVRAIIRGGGGVAWISHSDDYGRTWSKAQKSNLPMPRAKAYLGKLSTGQQYLVSNLKNRDTLVISVSKPGETTLSRMWRIRDGKSKPPRFPGAAKGKQWSYPYAFEHDKKLYVVYSIGKEDCGLSILPVESLQFDASTESP, encoded by the coding sequence ATGAAAAGTTATCTGGTTGTATTAATCTCGCTGTTCATTTCACTGACTGTCGTCGTAGCTGGCGAGCCGTTGCAAAAAACGACTACCCTCTGGACTGGACCACCTATCGCTCAGGGTGTCAAACAGATTCCTTTCATTCCGGGTGTAACACATCAAACAATCCATCGTGCACAAAAAGAAGGATATAAATTTCTTCACGGAGCTGCCATTATTGAGCACAAAGGTGTGCTCTATGCCAATTGGGCTAATAGTCCAACTAACGAGAATGGTCCTCATGAAACATTACAAGGGAGACGCTCTAGAGATGGAGGTAAGAGTTGGTCCGAGCTCGAAGTGATTGGTCCGGGATTTGAGGGGCCTGATCGTCACAGCCATGGTGTTCTTTTTGTGCATGACGGGAAGTTATGGACGATCTGCAGTCGTTTTGGAGTGGGAAAGAAGGCAAGGAAGTTCAACGGGTTACAGGCGGAAGCGTTCGTTTTGAATGAAGAGACAGACTGCTGGGAATCGCAGGGAATCGTTATGAACAACTGCTGGCCGTATGACGAACCCGTGCGCATGAAAAACGGTAACCTGATTACCGGTGGTCAGGATAAAGATGGCTTACCTGTTGTCGCAATTAGCCATGGAAAGGATCTTACCAAATGGGATACGGTAGCGATTCCTTATCCACCGGAGCTTGCACCAAGCTTTGCCGAGACGACAGTCTGGGCGGAAGGAAATATCGTGCGTGCGATCATTCGGGGGGGAGGTGGCGTGGCCTGGATTTCCCATAGTGATGATTATGGCCGGACCTGGTCGAAGGCGCAAAAGAGTAATTTACCGATGCCTCGGGCCAAGGCGTATCTTGGCAAGTTGAGTACGGGGCAACAATATCTGGTTTCAAACCTGAAGAATCGTGACACGCTTGTGATTTCTGTCAGCAAACCTGGTGAAACGACGTTGAGTCGTATGTGGAGAATTCGAGATGGAAAATCCAAACCCCCTCGCTTTCCCGGAGCGGCGAAAGGAAAACAATGGTCTTATCCCTATGCCTTCGAGCATGATAAAAAACTCTATGTCGTTTATTCCATCGGTAAGGAAGACTGTGGATTATCGATTCTGCCTGTCGAATCGCTTCAATTTGATGCTTCCACCGAATCGCCATAA
- a CDS encoding dihydrodipicolinate synthase family protein has protein sequence MYEQLVGIIPPMVTPFGANGSIDEEALRADARYLIETAKIHGLAVCGSTGEGHTLSIDETRLITDVVTETAAKRVPVITGIIANSTAEVIERGRAVRDLGVAALQVTPVHYVFRPDDDAMVRHFAEIAAATELPIIIYNVVPWTYLSPGLLTRIITEVDGVIGVKQSAGDLKLLADLLIMMGSRARIMTAVDALLYPSFALGAVGSIAAILTAAPTLCVELWDAVQAGNHKKGLELHEKLLSVWNAIFADNLPANTRYCMELQGRAGGVPRPPMPATSEEQKGPIREALRNAGLI, from the coding sequence ATGTACGAACAACTTGTCGGAATTATCCCTCCGATGGTCACTCCCTTTGGCGCTAATGGTTCGATTGATGAAGAGGCATTGCGCGCAGATGCACGGTATCTGATTGAGACAGCAAAAATACATGGGCTGGCTGTTTGTGGCAGCACTGGAGAAGGGCATACGTTGTCAATCGATGAAACGCGATTGATTACTGATGTGGTAACAGAAACAGCGGCAAAGCGCGTTCCTGTGATCACAGGAATCATTGCGAATAGTACAGCCGAAGTGATTGAACGAGGCCGCGCAGTCAGAGATTTGGGGGTTGCGGCACTACAAGTCACTCCGGTGCATTATGTATTTCGACCAGACGACGATGCGATGGTGCGACATTTTGCAGAAATTGCTGCCGCTACCGAGCTTCCTATCATTATTTATAACGTGGTGCCCTGGACTTATCTTTCACCAGGGCTTCTTACCAGGATCATTACTGAAGTAGACGGAGTGATAGGAGTGAAACAAAGCGCGGGAGATCTGAAATTATTGGCAGATCTCTTAATCATGATGGGAAGTCGGGCACGGATCATGACTGCAGTGGACGCGTTACTTTACCCCTCTTTTGCACTGGGGGCAGTGGGATCAATTGCGGCGATTCTCACTGCGGCTCCCACATTGTGCGTTGAATTATGGGATGCAGTCCAGGCTGGTAATCACAAAAAAGGGCTTGAACTGCATGAAAAATTGCTGTCTGTCTGGAACGCGATTTTCGCAGACAATCTTCCCGCGAATACTCGTTATTGTATGGAACTGCAGGGAAGAGCTGGTGGAGTCCCGCGTCCCCCGATGCCAGCAACTTCTGAAGAGCAAAAGGGACCGATTCGTGAAGCTCTGCGAAATGCAGGGCTCATATAA
- a CDS encoding DUF1559 domain-containing protein, with product MNIRKRYGFTLIELLVVIAIIAILIALLLPAVQQAREAARRSDCKNRMKQIGLALHNYHETHRVFPSGSIVTSTACPLPGSARRGATWTVMILPFLDDVPRYNSFNFEGTFAGIANETSNTNEPQQIRPNSKYQCPSAPNAASAEPNSNYRGVQGGGSEANASCTGGSASNRRLFFKNGILFLNSSIKMRDVIDGTSNTFLVGESRWWFAVGQNSPYGTYFTWASSTRNASNSSHVNVVAAAVDPINTPLVDYFPSDGPYTNHPAGIGAVVGTHTRCFGSWHVGGAHFTMADGSVQFVGENIDLALYRQLAQRQDGLPLGGLQ from the coding sequence ATGAATATCAGGAAACGCTATGGATTCACGCTGATCGAACTTTTGGTAGTGATTGCGATCATTGCGATTTTAATTGCCTTGTTACTGCCTGCGGTGCAACAGGCCCGTGAGGCTGCCCGTCGATCAGATTGCAAGAATCGCATGAAACAAATCGGGTTGGCTCTACACAATTATCATGAAACTCACAGAGTATTCCCTTCGGGATCGATCGTAACCAGTACTGCTTGTCCGTTGCCAGGCTCAGCGAGACGTGGCGCCACCTGGACTGTGATGATTCTTCCTTTCCTGGATGATGTTCCCCGCTACAACAGTTTTAATTTCGAAGGCACTTTTGCAGGCATTGCGAATGAAACTTCTAATACGAACGAACCACAGCAAATTCGTCCGAATTCGAAATATCAATGTCCGTCCGCTCCTAATGCTGCTTCGGCAGAACCAAATTCCAACTATCGGGGTGTGCAAGGGGGAGGCAGTGAAGCGAATGCTTCGTGCACAGGAGGTTCTGCGAGTAATCGGCGATTGTTTTTTAAAAATGGCATCCTGTTTCTGAATTCCAGTATAAAAATGAGGGATGTTATTGATGGAACTTCAAACACATTCCTGGTTGGTGAATCCCGCTGGTGGTTTGCGGTCGGGCAGAATTCTCCCTACGGCACTTATTTTACCTGGGCCTCCAGCACGCGGAACGCGAGCAACTCAAGCCATGTGAATGTTGTCGCTGCTGCCGTTGACCCTATTAATACACCACTTGTTGATTACTTTCCCAGTGATGGTCCCTACACAAATCATCCGGCAGGTATCGGAGCTGTTGTTGGGACGCATACCCGTTGTTTTGGCAGTTGGCATGTAGGCGGAGCGCACTTCACGATGGCAGATGGTTCTGTTCAATTCGTCGGTGAAAACATTGATCTGGCCCTGTATCGACAATTGGCGCAACGCCAGGATGGTCTTCCTCTGGGAGGCTTGCAATGA
- a CDS encoding helix-turn-helix transcriptional regulator: MNKTPMKSVTDLRAKLEGFAARHAADKVMGGVDPQRLLNCFQKLRQAAESGNYRRFALEDQKLHQTIVNMADVPGLKQAWSSVFNAQNSFRIKTLQQCWPDLSVLFESHRPLVDNIASGKSEEAEDEALTHLDAVWFRLADATEDQSLPRDSLSRACAYLAFHFHKPIRLPELSHEIAGCSPGHLARLFREELELSFSDYLIELRMQKGASLLQHSNRSIREIGARVGYADPSRFATHFRRRFGLSPSEFRSRLVKVPKRPG; this comes from the coding sequence ATGAACAAGACCCCCATGAAATCAGTGACTGATCTTCGAGCAAAGCTGGAAGGTTTTGCAGCAAGACATGCCGCTGATAAAGTAATGGGAGGCGTCGACCCACAACGACTTCTCAACTGTTTTCAGAAATTGCGACAAGCAGCTGAAAGTGGCAACTATCGCCGCTTTGCGCTGGAAGACCAGAAGCTGCATCAAACAATTGTTAATATGGCGGATGTACCCGGGTTGAAGCAGGCATGGAGTTCTGTTTTCAATGCACAAAATTCATTTCGTATCAAAACACTTCAACAATGCTGGCCCGACCTCTCGGTATTGTTTGAATCACACCGTCCCCTGGTGGATAACATCGCATCGGGAAAATCGGAGGAAGCAGAGGATGAAGCGCTGACCCATTTGGATGCTGTCTGGTTTCGGTTAGCTGACGCCACGGAAGATCAATCACTTCCACGCGACTCTCTGTCCAGAGCGTGTGCTTATCTTGCCTTTCATTTTCACAAACCGATCCGGTTACCTGAATTGTCTCATGAAATTGCAGGTTGCAGCCCTGGGCATCTGGCACGATTGTTCCGTGAAGAACTCGAATTGAGTTTCAGTGACTACCTGATCGAACTCCGTATGCAAAAAGGAGCGAGCCTGTTACAACATTCGAATCGATCGATTCGAGAAATTGGTGCGCGTGTAGGTTATGCCGACCCATCACGGTTCGCGACTCACTTTCGTCGTCGTTTTGGTCTTTCTCCCAGCGAGTTTCGATCCCGATTGGTCAAAGTTCCAAAGCGGCCAGGATGA
- a CDS encoding PVC-type heme-binding CxxCH protein — MRSLFALRNLRPVIILSIGLPVLIMGLTVNVMSADNSKSKPKVDYSAEMPRILPRTPEESLKSFKIHDDFQIELVAAEPLVRDPVAMCFDARGRAYVVEMPEYNDAKKEGYSSVKLLEDTDGDGKFDKSFPFLTDLTLPTAVFSYKGGVFVGAPPHLYYCKDTTGDGIADLKEIVMTGFGRDRGDEGMINSFRWGLDNKIHFSTGIDGGMVTVTADKQKRKYNTKGRNVIFDPETRTIELTTGGGQHGMSLGNWNRVFVCANSVPMQVLMYDDRYIARNPYLAPPAAPVSIAPGGKYTKLMRISQVEPWRILRTRIRSQSKKGNAEGGKPSGFFTAATGITIFRGGAWPAEYQGNIFVGEPANNLVYRAAPKPNGLSLIAPRADQDAEFLASSDVWFRPVQFENGPDGALYVLDMYRELIEGAPFIPEDVIKHLDPVGGQDKGRIYRIVPKGFQQPALPQYGKLSSQELVALLESDNGWTRDTAQRLLFERQDTSVSGSLKNLATRSTKPITRATALWSLDGLKSLDETTLLKGLQDQDAQVRIQALRIAEYFAKSPNIQEQMVALANDSSLDVQYQAAFSLGAFDSVPRNQGLVKILRQNTSNKWIRMAVQSSLNQGAAEVFSMLVKTPGFLKEKHSQDFLVALAVQIGAQKNAADVKLFLTSLEAMPSADQKLTEIFFRRLLSRASDSTKKVIAESTSQRTAQLLKGMMQTAIQQALNSKLPVKARVDAIDTLSIGKFDETKDVFEELLSVQQPLQVRQAAITKLGLVNDDRVAGLIIEAWPSLSPQLRMSAVETLFSRKAWLMTLLDSIQDGEINPGDISPERVALLKKNQDGKIKKLAESLFDNQRLTGRSDVIKEYQAALKLKGDPANGKKVFKKSCAACHRLENVGVQLGADLKAIKDRGTEAVLLNILDPNREVKPQYVTYLIVTTQGRTITGLIKSENANSITIARADGTSDTVLRIDIDELISSRLSFMPEGLEKQINKQQMADLLAYLNAAK; from the coding sequence ATGCGTTCGCTTTTTGCTCTGAGAAATTTACGGCCTGTGATCATCCTTTCCATTGGCCTTCCTGTTTTGATTATGGGTCTGACAGTCAATGTCATGTCAGCCGACAACTCAAAATCAAAACCCAAAGTCGATTATTCCGCGGAGATGCCTCGTATTCTTCCACGAACTCCGGAAGAGTCTTTGAAGTCATTCAAAATTCATGACGATTTCCAAATTGAACTCGTTGCTGCTGAGCCTTTAGTTCGTGATCCAGTCGCTATGTGTTTTGATGCCCGTGGTCGTGCTTATGTTGTTGAGATGCCCGAATACAATGACGCAAAAAAAGAAGGTTACAGTTCCGTTAAGTTGCTGGAAGATACGGACGGAGATGGAAAGTTTGATAAGAGTTTCCCTTTTTTAACTGATCTCACTCTGCCCACTGCGGTATTCAGTTATAAAGGTGGCGTTTTTGTGGGCGCTCCACCCCACTTGTATTATTGTAAAGACACGACTGGTGATGGGATTGCCGACCTCAAAGAAATTGTGATGACCGGCTTTGGCCGTGATCGTGGTGATGAAGGGATGATCAATTCGTTTCGTTGGGGATTGGATAACAAAATCCATTTTTCGACAGGCATCGATGGCGGGATGGTCACAGTCACTGCGGATAAACAAAAGCGAAAGTATAACACTAAAGGTCGTAATGTCATTTTCGACCCGGAGACGCGCACTATCGAATTAACGACCGGTGGTGGCCAACACGGGATGAGCCTGGGGAACTGGAATCGGGTTTTTGTGTGTGCGAACAGTGTTCCGATGCAGGTGCTGATGTATGACGATCGGTATATTGCCCGCAATCCGTATCTCGCGCCACCAGCGGCACCGGTTTCCATTGCTCCGGGCGGCAAATACACAAAGTTAATGCGAATCAGCCAGGTCGAACCGTGGCGTATCTTACGAACTCGCATTCGTTCACAAAGTAAAAAAGGAAACGCTGAAGGGGGCAAACCTTCCGGTTTCTTTACCGCCGCGACTGGTATCACGATCTTTCGCGGTGGGGCATGGCCCGCTGAATATCAGGGGAATATTTTTGTCGGTGAACCAGCCAACAATCTGGTATATCGCGCCGCGCCGAAACCCAATGGTTTGTCATTGATCGCGCCGCGTGCCGATCAGGATGCGGAGTTTCTGGCTTCGAGTGATGTCTGGTTTCGTCCGGTTCAATTCGAAAACGGTCCCGATGGGGCACTCTATGTATTGGACATGTATCGAGAGCTTATCGAAGGGGCTCCCTTTATTCCAGAAGATGTGATCAAACACCTAGATCCGGTGGGAGGACAAGATAAAGGACGCATCTATCGAATTGTCCCCAAAGGATTTCAACAGCCAGCGCTCCCTCAATATGGGAAGCTCTCATCACAGGAACTGGTTGCTTTACTGGAAAGTGACAACGGCTGGACCCGCGATACAGCGCAGCGATTATTATTTGAACGTCAGGACACTTCTGTCAGTGGAAGTTTAAAGAATCTGGCGACCAGATCAACGAAACCAATTACTCGTGCCACCGCACTCTGGTCGTTGGACGGTTTGAAGTCATTAGACGAAACAACATTGCTCAAAGGGCTACAGGACCAAGACGCTCAAGTCCGTATCCAGGCTTTAAGGATCGCTGAGTACTTTGCGAAATCGCCGAACATTCAAGAGCAGATGGTTGCGCTGGCCAATGACAGTTCCCTGGACGTTCAGTACCAGGCCGCTTTTTCTTTGGGGGCCTTTGATTCCGTCCCACGGAATCAGGGACTGGTCAAGATTCTGAGACAGAACACTTCAAATAAATGGATCCGCATGGCGGTTCAAAGTTCGCTCAATCAGGGAGCAGCAGAGGTCTTTTCGATGTTGGTAAAGACTCCCGGATTTCTCAAAGAAAAGCACAGTCAGGATTTTCTGGTTGCCTTAGCGGTACAAATCGGAGCGCAAAAGAATGCCGCGGATGTAAAGTTGTTTCTGACTTCACTGGAGGCCATGCCATCCGCAGATCAGAAATTAACGGAAATCTTTTTCAGAAGATTGCTCTCTCGTGCGTCCGATTCGACCAAGAAAGTGATCGCCGAATCCACCAGTCAGCGCACGGCACAATTACTCAAAGGTATGATGCAGACTGCGATTCAGCAAGCTTTGAATTCCAAATTACCTGTCAAGGCACGCGTGGATGCGATTGATACTTTGAGTATTGGAAAATTTGATGAAACCAAAGACGTGTTCGAAGAGTTGTTATCAGTACAACAGCCGCTTCAGGTACGTCAGGCTGCCATTACCAAACTAGGGCTGGTTAACGATGATCGTGTGGCCGGCTTGATCATCGAAGCCTGGCCCAGCTTGAGCCCGCAATTGCGCATGAGTGCTGTTGAGACGTTATTCTCAAGGAAGGCCTGGTTGATGACTTTGCTGGATTCGATCCAGGACGGCGAGATCAATCCGGGAGATATCAGTCCGGAGCGTGTGGCACTGTTGAAGAAAAATCAGGATGGCAAAATCAAGAAACTGGCTGAGTCGCTGTTTGATAATCAACGACTGACGGGTCGATCTGATGTGATTAAGGAGTATCAGGCCGCCCTGAAGTTGAAGGGAGATCCAGCGAATGGGAAGAAAGTTTTCAAGAAATCCTGTGCCGCCTGTCATCGTCTGGAGAATGTGGGAGTGCAATTAGGGGCTGACTTGAAAGCCATTAAGGATCGAGGCACAGAGGCAGTGTTGTTAAATATTCTCGATCCAAATCGAGAGGTCAAACCTCAATACGTGACCTACTTGATTGTGACGACTCAGGGGAGAACAATTACCGGGTTAATCAAATCGGAAAATGCCAATAGTATTACGATCGCGCGTGCCGATGGAACCAGCGATACGGTATTGCGGATTGACATCGATGAACTCATTAGTTCTCGGTTATCTTTCATGCCCGAAGGCTTAGAGAAACAGATTAATAAACAGCAAATGGCTGATTTATTGGCTTATCTCAATGCGGCAAAGTAA